The Candidatus Schekmanbacteria bacterium RIFCSPLOWO2_02_FULL_38_14 genomic interval ACAAACCAAACCCCAGAAGGAAAAACCTTTAAAGCCCTTTAAGATAAAAAAGAAATACATTCCTCCAAAGAACCATCCATGGAGGAAATATCCTGTATTACAAAAACAGGACATTTCTACTTTGGCAAAAACAGGACATTTCTAAATTGGCTTGACAATTATTGAAAAATGCTTGACATTTTAATATATATTAATAGACTCTAAAAATTTCACAGATATCAGAGATATAGTAGTTAATTAATGTAGTTAGAAGATTATCAATAGATTAAAAACCTGGAGGCTAGAAAGTGTACGCTATAATTGAAACAGGAAACAAACAGTACAAGATATCAGAAGGCGATGTGATAAGGGTTGAAAAACTGGAAGGAAATATCGGAGATACTGTTGAGATAAGGGATGTTCTTTTAATAAAGAAAGATAATGAGACCATGGTTGGGTCCCCGCTTGTTAAAGAGGCAAAGATTGTTGGAGAGATAGTTGAGACAGCAAAGGGTAAAAAAGTAATTGTTTTTAAATTCAAAAGAAGGAAGAACTACCGGAGGAAAAGAGGACACAGGCAGTATTATACTGCGTTGAAGATTAATCAGATAGTAGGTTGATATTAATAAGGTTACATGTTTCTATCTCGATAGACGGGGTTTTCTAACCCCGTCTCGG includes:
- a CDS encoding 50S ribosomal protein L21; this translates as MYAIIETGNKQYKISEGDVIRVEKLEGNIGDTVEIRDVLLIKKDNETMVGSPLVKEAKIVGEIVETAKGKKVIVFKFKRRKNYRRKRGHRQYYTALKINQIVG